A genomic stretch from Primulina huaijiensis isolate GDHJ02 chromosome 14, ASM1229523v2, whole genome shotgun sequence includes:
- the LOC140957035 gene encoding phosphatidylinositol 3,4,5-trisphosphate 3-phosphatase and protein-tyrosine-phosphatase PTEN2A: MSSESSDLSNPPHIKTAEVPMSNPVESAPDNSQRDSPSKFSASGISTWAKNLKIPQPFVGSKDESPSGNSGQSSFSRFTSGFGLRMSPKSPQSDERSDGTSPTNQSSFIGTITKGFVDSSKSAVKAVQVKARHVVSQNKRRYQEGGFDLDMTYITENIIAMGFPAGDMSSGFFGYVEGLYRNHMEEVIRFFETYHKGKYKVYNLCSERLYDASLFEGKVASFPFDDHSCPPIQLILLFCQSAYSWLKEDIENVVVVHCKAGMARTGLMISSLLLYLKFFPTAEESIDYYNQKRCIDGKGLVLPSQIRYVKYFERISVYFNGENQPGRRCILRGFRLHRCPYWIRPSITVSDHNGVLFTTKKHPRTKDLSPEDYWFSAPKKGIMVFALPGEPGLTELAGDFKIHFHDRQGDFYCWLNTTMIENRKVLNTSDLDGFDKRKLPSPGFQVEVVVVDYDAAAVSTRNPAETTTEESTQTSGATTNSKPSTIPVEEPAAVNNSNEDKDDVFSDNEDEVSASSKSNQSGKPPQFSSTLTAKDASPNSQDDSNQMPNLTRKTEYVSLGTSGSTRSEPSKEAVGVDSSTSKASKPVEEVSEFKAMAADASIFSFGDDDDSESE; encoded by the exons ATGAGTTCGGAATCTTCTGATTTGTCAAATCCTCCGCATATTAAAACTGCAGAGGTACCGATGTCTAATCCTGTGGAATCTGCTCCTGATAATTCTCAACGCGACTCACCTTCAAAGTTTTCTGCTTCTGGAATCTCCACTTGGGCAAAGAATCTAAAAATACCCCAGCCATTTGTGGGTTCCAAGGATGAATCTCCCTCTGGAAATTCAGGGCAGTCAAGTTTTTCACGTTTCACTAGTGGGTTTGGATTGCGCATGTCTCCAAAATCTCCTCAATCAGATGAAAGATCCGATGGAACTTCACCAACTAACCAGTCCAGCTTTATTGGCACCATTACAAAAGGTTTTGTCGACTCATCTAAGAGTGCAGTGAAAGCAGTGCAGGTCAAAGCTCGCCATGTTGTATCCCAAAATAAAAGAAGATACCAG gaaGGAGGATTTGATTTAGATATGACTTACATCACAGAGAACATTATTGCCATGGGCTTCCCCGCTGGTGATATGAGCTCTGGATTTTTTGGTTATGTTGAG GGATTATACAGGAACCACATGGAGGAAGTAATCAGGTTCTTTGAAACTTATCACAAG GGGAAATACAAAGTATACAACCTTTGTTCTGAAAGATTGTATGATGCATCATTGTTTGAGGGAAAG GTGGCTAGCTTTCCGTTTGATGATCACAGTTGCCCTCCTATCCAGCTCATTCTGTTATTTTGTCAAAGCGCATATTCATGGTTGAAAGAAGATATTGAAAATGTTGTCGTTGTGCATTGTAAAGCAGGAATGGCAAGGACGGGATTGATGATTTCTAGTCTTCTTCTGTACCTGAAG TTCTTTCCCACAGCAGAGGAATCAATTGATTACTACAACCAGAAAAGATGTATTGACGGGAAAGGGCTTGTTCTGCCTAGTCAGATT AGATATGTCAAGTACTTTGAACGAATCTCAGTTTACTTCAATGGAGAAAATCAGCCCGGTCGTAG GTGCATTCTCAGAGGATTCCGGCTGCATAGATGCCCATACTGGATCAGGCCTTCAATTACAGTTTCGGATCATAATG GTGTgctattcacaacaaaaaagcATCCTAGAACCAAGGATTTATCG CCTGAAGATTATTGGTTTAGTGCACCCAAGAAAGGGATAATGGTGTTTGCCCTTCCTGGGGAGCCTGGTCTAACTGAGTTGGCTGGTGATTTCAAGATCCATTTTCATGATCGCCAAGGAGACTTCTATTG CTGGTTAAACACCACAATGATTGAGAACCGGAAAGTTCTGAACACAAGTGATCTTGATGGTTTTGACAAG AGAAAACTTCCATCCCCGGGCTTCCAAGTCGAAGTTGTCGTTGTAGATTATGACGCTGCTGCTGTTTCAACAAGAAACCCAGCAGAAACCACTACTGAAGAATCTACCCAAACTTCCGGTGCAACTACAAACTCAAAACCTAGTACCATCCCAGTTGAGGAGCCTGCAGCTGTTAATAACTCGAATGAAGACAAGGACGATGTGTTCTCTGACAATGAAGATGAAGTATCCGCATCTTCAAAATCCAATCAGTCTGGTAAGCCTCCCCAATTTAGTTCAACTTTGACTGCCAAAGATGCTTCACCGAACAGCCAAGATGACTCAAATCAAATGCCAAATTTGACGCGCAAAACAGAATACGTCTCATTAGGAACTTCAGGTTCAACTCGATCTGAGCCTAGCAAAGAGGCTGTTGGAGTAGATTCATCGACAAGCAAAGCATCAAAGCCGGTGGAGGAGGTGAGTGAGTTCAAAGCAATGGCTGCGGATGCTTCGATATTTTCATTTGGAGATGACGATGATTCTGAAAGTGAGTAG
- the LOC140956495 gene encoding uncharacterized protein, producing the protein MSTFGIQGQSLEITVVGCNKLKNTEWITRQDPYVCIEYGSSKFRTRTCKDGGRNPTFQEKFVLSLIEGLREFSVNVWNSNTLTYDDFIGSGKIKLQRVLSSGYDDTAWALQDKRGRHAGEVRLILHYANAYKPVTSHLPQYSVTPASQVPLYSASPVSSYPPTSVPAPPPSLAYPPNPAVYPPPPSPSPSPSYPPNSAVYPPPPAPSQSYPPIPAVYPPPSYHQPPTYPSTYPPGPSPSVYPPPSNEPHYYPPGLYSRSPYHPQQY; encoded by the exons ATGTCGACTTTCGGCATCCAAGGTCAATCGCTAGAGATTACAG TTGTTGGTTGTAACAAATTGAAAAATACTGAATGGATCACCAGGCAAGATCCCTACGTTTGTATTGAATATGGCAGCTCCAAGTTTCGAACACGTACTTGTAAAG ATGGGGGGAGGAATCCCACTTTTCAAGAGAAATTCGTGCTTAGCTTGATAGAAGGGTTGAGGGAATTCAGTGTTAACGTGTGGAACAGCAATACTCTGACTTACGATGATTTCATAGGCAGCGGAAA GATTAAATTGCAGAGAGTTTTATCCAGTGGTTACGACGATACCGCATGGGCTCTTCAGGACAAAAGGGGCAG GCATGCTGGAGAAGTTCGATTGATACTCCACTATGCTAATGCCTAT AAGCCAGTTACAAGTCATCTTCCACAATATTCGGTAACGCCAGCTTCTCAGGTCCCTCTTTACTCGGCATCTCCAGTCTCTTCATATCCTCCAACGAGTGTCCCAGCTCCACCTCCTTCTCTGGCATACCCTCCTAATCCAGCGGTATATCCCCCACCTCCTTCTCCTTCTCCATCTCCATCATACCCTCCTAATTCAGCAGTATATCCCCCACCTCCTGCTCCTTCTCAGTCATACCCTCCTATTCCAGCAGTATATCCCCCACCCTCATATCATCAACCACCTACATATCCTTCAACTTATCCACCAGGGCCATCTCCTTCAGTGTATCCCCCACCATCCAACGAGCCACACTACTATCCTCCAG GTTTATATTCGCGGTCTCCTTATCATCCACAGCAATACTAA